In Papaver somniferum cultivar HN1 chromosome 1, ASM357369v1, whole genome shotgun sequence, a genomic segment contains:
- the LOC113300265 gene encoding protein MKS1-like encodes MDSSSSWDMSSGGSSGGKPSPKRELQGPRPTPLKIRKDSHKIKKLPVAPQLPNQQQQSYQQPGNNQLRPPVIIYTVSPKVIHTDPNDFMKLVQRLTGPSSSSYLPSPSTSLLQAQSSSSVDFDVGAISPAARYASIERTSPQGAAKFRVAEEDSSIIEGLEMGSTVERTMGTNPSILSPIPSSLPPISPGFFSPAIDPNSLSFVHDFSPFYNSGNRNLFDGSSNFLTSPSTNFLSPSITSPNPHNFDLFNQFLDP; translated from the coding sequence ATGGACTCTTCATCTTCATGGGATATGTCGTCGGGAGGCAGCAGCGGTGGAAAACCTTCACCAAAACGAGAACTACAAGGTCCCCGGCCAACCCCACTAAAAATCCGAAAAGATTCACATAAGATCAAGAAACTACCAGTCGCGCCCCAACTtccaaatcaacaacaacaatcttATCAACAACCGGGGAACAATCAACTGCGGCCGCCTGTTATAATCTATACAGTATCCCCGAAGGTAATTCATACAGACCCAAACGACTTCATGAAATTAGTTCAACGTCTTACGGGACCTTCATCGTCATCTTATTTGCCTTCTCCATCAACTTCGTTACTGCAAGCACAATCCTCGTCGTCTGTTGATTTTGATGTTGGTGCAATTTCACCCGCTGCTCGTTATGCATCCATCGAAAGGACTTCACCTCAAGGGGCAGCCAAATTTAGAGTAGCCGAAGAAGACTCGAGCATCATCGAAGGATTAGAAATGGGTTCGACAGTGGAACGAACAATGGGCACTAATCCGAGTATTCTATCCCCGATTCCGTCGTCTCTCCCACCTATCTCACCCGGCTTTTTTTCACCAGCGATTGATCCAAATTCTTTAAGTTTCGTACATGATTTTAGTCCATTTTACAATAGTGGTAACAGAAACTTATTTGATGGTAGTAGTAATTTCTTGACTAGCCCTAGTACAAATTTTCTTTCACCTTCTATAACATCTCCCAATCCGCATAATTTCGATCTATTTAATCAGTTCCTAGATCCTTAG